In Phaseolus vulgaris cultivar G19833 chromosome 7, P. vulgaris v2.0, whole genome shotgun sequence, the genomic stretch taaatcacaAATCCATGTAACACATGTGAATCAAGAATTGACATATCTAATATAGTCTTCCTGTTAAAGAAGTTATGAACTAAAACCCGTGAAAAGAATAATTTCAAACCTAAGTGATCTTGATTatacttataaaaaaacaacTGAACTTGATCACAAATTCatatatacaagtgaataagaACTGACATGTCTAACTgaacttgggaacttgttcatttataaatacttttataacttaaaaaacaaaagatttgttaggattttgaattatattgttttaaatGTACAATTTTAATCTCTGGTTTTCTTTTCTGGAATTAATTCCTCTAAATTTTACTTTACTTCATTTTTAAAGAGCAAAATATTTAATAGGATGTGTAGTATACTATTCTAATCTCTAGATATATAGCTTTTCTGGAATTAATtcctttatattttaattactataattAAGTGAAAAATCTTAACTACTAGAGCTAAGTTACATAAATTTGAGATTAAAAACGTTTAAATGTTTCaaaacttaaatatttattaagtttATATCAATGCAAGGTTAAAAATTGATCTtttataaaaacagttttaaaataatataataaggttagctcataaaaaaaagtaagcgttttacatagaaaaaagaagaagataaatttgtaaattttgaattataaacaGGTTCAAACCGAAAGAGCTAAAttcaatttgaaattattacaataaaaaattaagtacGATTGAAGAAACAAAAATACTATTAAACCAAACCGTAAGCCAAAACATACAACATCAAAATTCAcacaaactttaataaatatttatgagagaacaaaataaaatgattaaaaaataatataaataaaatatctccCATAAATTCAAATTAGCATATACAAACTCAAAAAGGACAATCTCTGATTTCTCATTTTAATGgcataaattattaattcttCGGATATTTACTAAATTTCCCAAATTAAGTTATAACCTAGTTAAATTTGCTTATACAAACCGTCCACGTAGTTTTCCACGATTCGCAACACATTATAAGCTTGTTTTGGAAATGAAGAACAACAGGTAGGTAAAAATAAAACATGGGTACAAGAAACAAAAAGGGAAGAGCGGGCACACACTCATGGGCTGAAGTGGAGAACTCTAGTTAAGTTACATAACTTCAAATGCCAGGCATTGAAGACTTACATCAAGAAAGATAGAACAGAATGAAATTGACATTCTGAAGTTTAAGCGTAAAGGCTTCTCAttcttttgttttcatttttgaCAGACAAGGGCAACTGAAAGATAGTTCCTAAAGCCGTGATAACAAGATCATACAAAATAATAGACAATAATTTAATCCAAGTGAACCAAAAACTACAAAACTCAAAGGGAGGAAGATTGATTCTGAACCAGAGAAGAGAATATCCACACAAATCCTGGACATTTGTGAGGATATGATGAAGAGCCAGGAAACAACAGCCCCCACTCCTTGAAAGGGGGTCCTCCAATGCTGCTGCTACTAATAGGTTTTTGTTTTTGGGGTCTTCTTGTGTTGCCTTTTAGGGATGGAGTTCTTCATGCCAATGAAAAACAACAGAGCCCCAAAAAGAGCCATATTCTGCAaggaattataatatatttaacaaGTGTAAGTATACATCTGGGAACATtgtattgaaaataattttttttaaaaataagttactTCTCTGACCTGTGTAAATTTGATGAAAAGTTGAGTAAATTCTTTGTCCTCACTCTCATAATTGTAGAAATCATAGTGAATAGGAGTCGCAATAAGCTGATGCAGGAGCTGCAGccacaataaataaattaaataaagagtcAAAACTAGAATAAGGAGCATGTGAGAAGAATATGAAATCCAATGTATTGAAGAAAATTTGAATACAAACCAGAAGGAGAGCTCCAAAAGAGCTGCCAAATATGAAAATAACTCCTCCAAGGCCCTTCAGAGCAATAGCCCCAGCAATTAAAAGTTTCGTCTGTTCAGGACATCAACAATATCAGATAAATTCTACCATACAAGATAATATAATATGCATGCCAGATACAAAgtacatttttttatgtaaactaAGGTGATAGCTCTAATACTTTTCATGGTCAACACAGACTGAAAAATCTTGCCTGGCGAGGACCCTAAATTTGGTATGGGCAAAAGTTCAAGATAAATTGCAAATTCTATGAGAAAGTATTAAATAGATATTTATTATAGTATTTAATTAACTCACCAATTACTTTGAAATGAAGACACGATGAACAGAcctaattttccagaaaaagATACAAATGATAGAGAGAAGGGAGACTAACATCAATCTGTGGAAGTTGAAAGCCAACTTGAGAATGCACGCGATGTGTAAATGCATCAAACTTTGGTCTGAGTGCTTTCGCTGCAGGCCCACCATCAGCTCCAAATTCATTAAATCTATAGTAAAGAAGAGGACAGAGTTAAAAAGAAACTTCACTTCAGCACAAAAAAGAGGGGATGAACTGTATATATACTTGTATAAAAAAGAAAGGTAAAGAATAATTTAGTACAACCAACCAACACCGTCACCCCCACCAAACTCACAATGAATAATTTCTAAATCAAGCACAATTTTATCGTAATAATGAAGTCACACTCAATAATTCAAAGTAACTCAATTCAGTAAGAAAGAAAACAGGATAAAGTCAACGCAGAATTGCACAAAAACACGGAAAAATATGGTAACTTTCAAACATAACGACAACTATACCATATTTCACCATAAAAACTAATCCAGAAATACAAATCTGCAGACTTGACAATAACTGACGGCTAATCTCACaattaagaatattaaaaagcaaAAATAGAATCGAGTTCCTCGCACTTCTACCAAATCTGAGCATAACTTGTTCACAAGTTCCCTcaaattaaaaacaagaaatCTAAGACAACAACGTTACGTAATCTAAGTAGAACAAAAAACACAAACTAAACGCAGATCTACGCGGTTATTTTACTCGGAGAAACGGTTCCAAACCTTAAACGTTACGGATCCAACTACTGCAGCATGTAAATAACTGAATCTATTAAACAAACATACGAAAAATCCACAACTTTTTACTACTTCATCTGTTTGAATTAAAATTACACAAACAACATCTTACGGAACAAATCAACTGaggaaaaatatatgaaaaaatgaagaaaaaaaagagagtacTGACTCTTGATAAGCAGAGAGTATAAAGACGGAAGCGAAGAGGACTCTGCCAAGGAAAGAAGCGAAAGCCATTGCAATTTTGCGTTGTTTTGTTTCACTTTCTTCCGAAGCAGAGAAGAGCAAATCTAGGGCACTGTGTTTTTTCTACTACTTTTCCTCAgacagaaaaagaaagaaaaagacgAAGATTTCAAATTAAAAGAGAGAATAAGGGTAATACGGTCCTTTCTGGGCGTGGATTTTAGTCCCAATTGGGCCTCTTGTTGGGCCAACATGATAGtgtacttttttaattttttaatataattgaataaaattttgtGTATAGAAATTGTTGgaaaaatttagttaatatttaaaaataatcgtgggaatttaaaagaaattttttatttctttaaaaaaatactttcatgttaagtaaaaatgaaagttgagaataataaaaaaaatgtacaaaGTTTTTTAGTTCTAACACAAACTACAAACCGTGATGACATAAcaaagtttgattttttaaatgtttggtAGGTAAGTATGGAATTATGGAAGCTCTTTCTAAGGTAGCTACGAGTCAAATTTCTCAACCTTGGATCCAACCAGTCcaagtaataataatttttttaattattttttaacattttttaaaaattgaaaagttatattttagtaagaaaaaaatattagcaCATAAGAAAGGTCAAACTACTgattaaatatagaaaatagtttatctaatatattattttgatttttctaatataagattttacttatattaaaaaatatttttttatattaactaaaatatttgtAACTAGTGGAAGTGCATGTGCCTACTTGTATTTGTGTCATATTTTTGTTAtcataatgaaaaaataattattattgcaatgatttttaaagaaaaaaatattattaaattataaaataaattcattaaaattaattatagaaataaatattttttttaattttattgtaggtgatttctttatattatatagGTGATATTTTTTACTGTGAATTGGATAAgtacttaaatttaaaagaacTGTTACCTAAATAATAAATTAGGTATaaaacaagtaattaaaaaatcatttattaatGTTAGATGCAAAACTAAATTCATCTTAAATTTTAGGTTCCGGTGAACATGGTTGTGAAActtttttaatacaattttcaATCTATAATTGAAAATTATTGGGTGTGAATCAATGTCGAATATATTGATATAATGTTTAATgaaactaaaatttaatttaaatgttttaattacatttttggAATCTTTATTTACTAATGACAAAAAAATATACtcataaatattcataaataaattttgttatggATAAGAAATGGATATCTTAAATATATCCGCTCATTAACGGAGTTAATATGCAttatctgataaaaaaaataaaaacaaaactacaATGTTAAAtgaagtttaaaaataaatgaaaagttTGTAATAGActtcattatatataaaaaattaaattaatagtataatataattaattataaaattatcttgattaaaatttaataataacgaacgtaaattaaaatttaaaaatattaattataaagtaattgatttgtaaaatgaaaataatattaaaaagtatataatttttgaaattgaataTATCAAAGTAATTAGTTGCAAATGATGTGGAAATATTTTTCCTAGTACGAATTAAAAAGGGTAAAAGTGTAATCAAAATTCAATTGAAAAATGAGATTTgcttattaaatttaaatatataaaaattaaaataaaatgtacccataaaactaatatatatgCAACCAATTTGAAAGTGTATGAAAAATAACCATGTTCATTATAATGATGTAAATAAAACAACTacatcaaattataaaaaaatatatatttatattcattcaaattaattattataattaatgaattaattttatttttctttcaaaatagaTAATGGACAAGATGAAACTTgatataataggcttccatcttgtctgttcttagaattctttatgaataggtatagtctacctatgtatcgtttttgttaacatatgagttttggtttagtcctcccgtatttttgtattttttgtgtgtgtaataatacttttttcatggtaaatgattgttgttacttgaagtgtcagcctagctgagctgagatcttaagtgacatagtgatgcctaacatgaaagcttttatttaaaaatttaaaatcatctcaatatttttaaatatttaattctaATAATATCAATATGTCAATTGCACATgagttttatttatatattatctgTTTGAAGAATTAAGTGATTAAAATGAAGATATTAATAAAGAAAACATTAATATTGTTTTTGAGATTACTATTTGAATTTATGCTTAAAGTAATATGAATTTGGacttatgttttaaattttattttatatataactttggaatattattttatttgaacttATATTTTTAGATTGTAATTCTGtttagattttattatttttttaaaaaaatctgcATATATTCATATATACCTGCAGATTTAAAACAATCTATATGCAATTTTTAAATGCATATCCATAAGAAATAAGGTGAATTATTTTATAGAGTATAAATGATGGGTAATGTAATTCCTTACATTCCTAACTTGGAACCTTCTATTTGCTACCAACACTAACCAGAGTGAAGAGAGTAATACTTTgtcaaaagaattttttttttccacacTTAGAAacacaaaagagaaaataaatgtaaattaataaaatataaatagatacCATGAGTGGATGGATGACATTGTTTcaagataaaattaatttttacgattatttttatataaactatttaaacTTCTAAAAATAGCTTACTATTTGTAACaatctttttaaatttatttcaacaaattttatattcacAAGTACAATATGTACTCtcatgtaatattttattaaaaacactCTATAATAATCTACTTATCTTTTTTAAGAGTATGTTTCATAAAAAGAAAGGAGGAAAATAAAAGaggaagaaaattaatttgGATGGTTtccttgaaaagaaaaaaatcaatttcaaaaaattgcgtgacatattttgttatttcttatttaaggaaaaaatatttttgaccaaaaattaaataattcgtcatattaaaaatatagaaaactaCGTAATATTCATTTGTTtaattaaagtaatttctaaTTTTGAGAAATttcataatcataataaattgaatagatatatatgtatatttgcAAAAACAGGTGTGAGATTTGTAGAGTATTCCTGAAGCGGTGCCTTGCTTCTACGACGCCGCATTGCGGTTCCTCCCTTTTGCGTCTGAGACCttattctctgttttttttatctctttgttCTATCAAATTCGCGATTCCTCTTCCAAATGAATACCCAATACGTGAAGCAATTGCTCCGTAATATCTGTAtgttctctttcttttcttctccaTTTTACTTCTCCTTGATTCATTCTAGTGCTGTATTTGGAACACTGCAATCTCAGTAACAACGTTTTTAGTCTGCCCACAATTTGTGGAAATTAAAATCATGGATTGTCATTTGGTAGAAAAGAAGCTGAACATTGTTTTTAGATTGTGGATTAGAAATTGGGATGGAGATTTTTTTAGGGACCCAGACCATCATTTATTCTTCTTGTATGTCCACATTTCCTGAGTTCTATCTTGTTGTATGATAGAATAAATTACACCGacccttaatttttttattcatattgaTTGCACAATAATCCCTTGATTTTCTATGGTTACGACGAAAACTTCTCTATAAAGTACACAGTGGAATGCTTATTAAGATGACTAGCAAAATGTATAAGGGTTGCTGAGATTAgtgtttttcaaataattaaggAGATTAGTGTGATATATAAAGATTGTTGATGGTGTAATGTTTTTTAAACAATTAAGAGAGTTAATGTAGGGAAAGGAAAAAGAGAAGTATCGagttctatttaaaaaataataatctctGGAGtgttaatgtaatttaatttactCAATAAATAATGCATGTGATTTTGTCTGAAAAGATCGTGTTTCGTTGTTTAAAACCAAATATGATAACTTTCTTATAAACATGTTTTAGTGCAAACACAATTTACTTTGTTTCAAACCCAATTTTAACccaaattaattttgtaaattcaagatttttgaatgtgaaatttACAAACACTCATCCTAATACACATTAAGCTGCTAAAGACTTAAAATCACAGTAcaataatttattgattttaatttgtgaatatcacttaatattttattttaatatggtTTATGTAActttatcataaattttaaagaaattgtTTTGTGGACACTCACATGTCTGATACAAATACTTGGAACCTATAATTCACGTAACACAGTTTGCCGCCTTTTGCTAATGATGATATCCTATGATCATTGGGCATCATAGGAACAcctgttttttactttttaaataattatacatGGGTGAGGGCTCACCACTGATGTGGAACTTGGGGAAGCCCGCAGGTGGCCTCCCTGGGAAGGAAGCTGGGTGGGTTTATTGCATTGTCTGAACCTACATACTCATTGCACGTGTCATAGGCTCATATAGCTTGATCAACTGGGCGGTGTCTAGAGGACAATAGGACATTTGTATAGTTGTAGAGTATATGTCATTTATGCAAAAGAATAGTTGAAAGATGCCCAATGCCCTGTCTTCAACATCAGATTTGGTGTTATCACTCTGGTTATGGGTTGATGCCGTAATGGTTAATGAAGATCAGATTGCACTAAATGTATTATCAGAATGGGTCCCAAGTTTCTATTGCCTAGTATTtaagtttcttttgtttttgttaataCAATTTTCATGCTAGAAAATTCTATCCAATATTCTTATAGCTATATATCTATTACATTCAATTGAATGTGCAGATTCTACAAAAAGTTTTCTCAACCGTGAAAAACCACATTGGAACAATAGTGTTTTTATCCAGCTTCAATTGCAAAGGTCAAGAGCAGACAAGGTAGAAGATAAGCTAAAAGATGAGCAAGAAACACAACAGATTTCTTCCAAATCTACAGTTAAGAAGGCGGATGGAAATTATGGGATTAGCAAATACAGTTCTGATGATGAAGATTCCTCGGATAGTAAGTGGAAGTTAGAGCTGGCTTGGCTCTCAAGGACACTTGAACCAGCTCTGCAATTTTGTAGGTGGGCTCTGCCAACAGGTCTGTTAAGTGTTAAGTCATATTGTCATAACATTTTTCATCTGACGAAGTTAGACAGTCAGTATGACTACAAAATTGCGAGTGCCTTCCTTTAAAATAATCTCTTATAAATAAGTTGAGTTATATATATGACTCAGTTACATTATAAAAGGGTGACACAGTGCATGAGGCTTGAAGGCTTCTCTTGGTGGGGTCTAGGGAGGTAGATGTACCCGGCCTTTTGCCCTTTCAAGTGGAGAGAGTTATTCTAAGATTTGAATTATGACCTCCAGGTCACAAGAAACAACATTACCGTTGCTCTAAGGCTTGTCCCCATGACTCATTAACACTATAtgacaaaaattatttatagcATATGCTTTTCCTGTGCTCCATAAGCACTACTTGATCATATAATGTCTCAATTTGCTTTACAATAAAACAAGACTGACTTAGTTTTTCATGTTATGCAGGATATGAAATTGGAAAGAAACCCCCACCAAGCAATCGATCCCTTACAGAAATAATCGCCTGCATCAAAAGGAGCAAGCTTGGAATCCAGGATTGGAGCTTGAGTGACCTTACAATTGGCTTGTATTTGATCTATCTTCGTCAAGCTTCTACTCATCCATTTGAAGATATCAAAGGCATTCAGATATTGTCAGAATCAATTGTAACTTCTGAAACTGCATTTTAGTGGAAGACggcatatattatatttatatgttcACATGACATTGTGATCTTTCACTATTAATGTTAGCATATCATTGCAAGTTATTATGTTCTAGTATT encodes the following:
- the LOC137830005 gene encoding uncharacterized protein translates to MAFASFLGRVLFASVFILSAYQEFNEFGADGGPAAKALRPKFDAFTHRVHSQVGFQLPQIDTKLLIAGAIALKGLGGVIFIFGSSFGALLLLLHQLIATPIHYDFYNYESEDKEFTQLFIKFTQNMALFGALLFFIGMKNSIPKRQHKKTPKTKTY